GCATTCCTCGCCCGCTTTATGCAATATTTGGGCGTTGACGATCAGCAAGCCGAACAGGCTCTGACCCAAAGCGTTGCCGCCCGCAGCAATGCTTCTGAGTTGGCGCGTGTGGACAACGGCACTCTGTTGCTGGCAGGCGATTACAGCCGCAACTGGCGTCGTACCGCCCTTGCGCTTGACCGCATCGGCCTGACTGTTATCGGTCAAAATGCCGAACGTCGCGCTTTCTTGGTTCAACAAGCGCCAACCGAAGGCGAAGCAGTTGCCAATAAAAAACCGGGCCTGTTCAAACGCGTATTTGGCAAAGGCAAAGCAGAAGCGCCAAAAACGTATCCTGAAATCATCGTTTATGTTGAGCCTATCAACAATGGCGCACGCCTCCATCTGTTGAACAAAGACGGCAGCCCATACAAAGGCAGCGATGCCTCCACATTGTTGAGCCGCCTGCACACAGAATTGCGTTAATCCGTTATTCGACTTAAGGCCGTCTGAAATATTCAGACGGCCTTTTTAACGAATACGGCATAGTTTCAAATTCCCAATCTGACGTTATAATCAGAACATTTTCCCCCTTACCCAAGCTGCCATGACCCGACAAAAAGCCTATCTGCTCCTGACTGCCCTGTTTACCCTGATGTTTATCGTACTGATTCTGTTGGGCGCTTATCTTCTGAGCATTCACAGCAAACAATTTGCCGTTGCCGCCTTTCTATTTGCCTTTGCAGCCGTTTTTGCCCAAATCGGCAGCCTTGCCCTTTACATCCGCCACAAAGCACGCGCGCAAATGGCTCGTATGCAGCAAACCGAAAACCATTAAGGAAAAACCATGTTTGAAAAAATCGTCCTTGCCAGTGGCAACGCAGGTAAACTCAAAGAATTTTCCCGCCTCTTTGCCGACTTAAACATCGAAGTCCTGCCGCAATCGCAATTCAATACGCCCGAATGCCCCGAGCCGTACCATACCTTTGTTGAAAATGCCCTGGCTAAAGCACGTCATGCCGCCAAATACAGCGGCTTACCGGCACTTGCCGACGACTCCGGCATTTGCACCAACGCCTTAAACGGCGCACCCGGTATTTTCTCCGCACGTTATGCAGGCGAAAACCCCAAATCCGATGCCGCAAACAACGCCAAACTCTCCAACGATCTTGCCGATAAAGACGACAAAAGCTGCTACTACGTCTGCGTACTCGTCCTCGTCCGCCACGAAAACGACCCGCAGCCCATCATCGCAGAAGGTATCTGGCGCGGACAATGGCAGGCCGAGGCAGCCGGTACAAACGGCTTCGGCTACGACCCGCATTTCTATCTGGCCGAACACGGTTGCACCGCCGCCGAGCTTGATCCTGAAATCAAAAATGCCGAAAGCCACAGGGGGCAGGCATTGCGGGAATTGTTGAGAAAAATTGAAGCCTTATAAAGTATACAGGCCATCTGAAACCCCAAAACGTTTTTTCAGACGGCCTAACCACTACATTATGAAAGGAAACCCATGTCCCCTAAACAAATCCTGATTGTCGCCATCCGCCTGACCGTCATCATTTGGATAGTCAAAACACTGTCAACCGCCATTCCCCTGATGGATTTCGCGTCCGACAACGACATCAGGTTTCCCGTCTCAGAAATACTGGGCGTATTCGGTTTTTACAGCATAGTGTGGTTGTTTTTATGGTTTTTTCCCGCCACGACCGCCAATTTCCTCCTGCCCGAAATCCATCAAAAGCCGCAAGAATTGCCCAAAAACCCTGCCCCTTGGTTAACCACAGGTCTGATTTTAATCGGCTTTTACTCCCTATCCCTCGCGCTGGCCGACCTGACTTACCTGTATAGTTTTTACCAAATCGCCCAAAACGGTATCACCGCCTCGGTGGGCGACATCTGGACCACGATGACGAACCAAGACAAAGCCACCACGCTTGCCGCCATCGTCCAAACCTTGATCGGCATCCTCCTGATTTTCGGCGCACCGTTTATCAGCCGCCAGATCCGCAAGCATTTATAAACCCGTAACAGGCCGTCTGAAAATGTATTCCATGTTTTCAGACGGCCTCAAAACC
This genomic interval from Neisseria flavescens contains the following:
- a CDS encoding NGO_0222 family membrane protein — its product is MTRQKAYLLLTALFTLMFIVLILLGAYLLSIHSKQFAVAAFLFAFAAVFAQIGSLALYIRHKARAQMARMQQTENH
- the rdgB gene encoding RdgB/HAM1 family non-canonical purine NTP pyrophosphatase yields the protein MFEKIVLASGNAGKLKEFSRLFADLNIEVLPQSQFNTPECPEPYHTFVENALAKARHAAKYSGLPALADDSGICTNALNGAPGIFSARYAGENPKSDAANNAKLSNDLADKDDKSCYYVCVLVLVRHENDPQPIIAEGIWRGQWQAEAAGTNGFGYDPHFYLAEHGCTAAELDPEIKNAESHRGQALRELLRKIEAL